The nucleotide window TTCTAGAAGTGCAGTCCTTCTGAGTAAGCAAGAACTGTAACCCAGAGAGGGAAACAGAACCAGCAATAAAGACAAGCCCACTGAGGGACCAAGCCTCGGTTAAATCATTCATCCAGTCAACATTTATTGagcgcctactgtgtgccaggcaccgtgCTAGGCGCGAAAATACAGAGATGCATAAGATACAGTCCATGCCCTGAAGGGTTCACAGTCGAGGAGGGGGAGACAAACGTGTAAACAAGTAAAATACAGTGTGATAAGTGCCACAGGAGAAGCATTGACAAGAGCAGAGGTAgcctggagggggaggggcatgggaggaggaggggggacttcctggaggaaggggacCTTGAGGGGGATTGGTGAGATGACTAGGTGTTTGCCAAGCAGACAAGGCAGGAGGAGCAAGGGAAAGGCATTCCATTCTGAAGAACAGCAGGAGCGAAGGCACAGAGGCAGGAACTGCAGGTCTGGAGGGGCGGGGAGCTCTGACTATTCTGGCGGTATTGCTAGAGCTGGTACCAGAGGCTGTGGccggagagggaggcagaggcaggaTGATGAGGGAAACTGAGGGCAGCGGCatctcaggggcttcccagtgggGAGCAGAGCCTGAGGGAAGGCTTCCACCCAGGAAGAGAAGGCTCCTGGCTGACCCCAGGTACACCTGCTTGAGGACATTGTTGTCCTCACTGTGGCCCCAAAGGGACCTGGACCCAAGGCCGGAGGAGGAGGTGAGCTGAGGGAGGGCTGAGCAGAGGGGAAGGGCCCGGACCCAGGGTCCTAGAAGCTGCCACTCACTCGAGAGCTGTCCACTCCTGGACTTCTGATTTCTGCTCTCTGCTGTGTAGACCCCCTGCTCCTGCCAGGATGGGGCCAAGGGCAAATGAGAAATGACAAGGCGATGTCGTTGGCCAACTGCAAAGGGCCAGATGAATGGCTTTACTAACTGAAAGGGGCAAGGGTTGAGGATGAAGCAGGAGTTCCTAAGAATAAGGGCCACAGTGAGAAAACCACAGCGGACCTGGTGGACAATGGCTCTCTGGTCCCCTGGGAAGGGGGGGCCCTGCTGgcccagggcagaggcagaggccAGCGGGCAGGACCAGGCCAGCTGTGCAGGAGCACGTGACCTACATGACTGTGGGCCTCCAGTCCCAGCCTCCTGGTGTCTCCTTAGCCTGAGGTCAGGTTTCCTTGGCAACCGGGACTCTCCCCCTTCCAGGCAGCAGGGGAgtcacagaggcagagattgTCAACAGCCAGGCTTCCAGccctttcctctttctcagaaatggctctgttttaaaaaatgcccTTGTAGGGGCGGGGCTGGCCTTGCTCTTGTGGGTGCTTTGCTCTTGTGCAAAAATGcctgggagaggaggggcagaggcTCAGAAAACCAGAGCCCAGGTGCCCCCCTGAATGACTGCTTTTCCAAAGCACCTCACCTCAGGCCAGCCTGGGGGAGCAAGTTTCTTTCCCAGCCGTGGATCGTAGGAAGGGGAAGATGGACTCACCCTGTTCAGGACTCCTGCTGCCCTGAGTTCAGAGGCTGCAGCGAGAGCAAGGGCTCTGCATCCTCACTGCCGTGGCAGGAACAGGGGGAGCTAACTCCCCATGTTAGCTCTGCCCTCGGTGACTCAGCCTCACCCTGTGGAGTCCCCAAGCCTTCCGTCAGCTGGCCTCCTCTCGGTCTCAGGGTCTCCTCGCCTGTCCCTCCTCTGCCCCTGACCAGCGTCCGGGTGGTGCCTGCTGACGAGCTGATGGAGGTGAGGTGGTAGCAGAGAGAGGGATGGTGTGGTGTGGGCGATGATGGGTGGTCTCCCCACCGCAGCATGTGGGCTGGGCCGGGCCGGGGTGGGGTCACTTGCTCTTGTGCAGGTCCTTCAGCTGGCGGAGCCTCTCCAGGAGCTGGGCCCGGGAGCAGCCATCGTCGCCTGTGGGGCCGGGGCTTGGCCCCAGAGCCTCCTGGAGCACCAGGCAGTGTGTCCTTAGGAACGGGTTATAGGAGCGCTCCTCCCCCAGGGTGGACGGGCACTGTGGGAGGAGAGACACGGGGTTTGGTGGGGAGGATCCAGAAAACGGATCTGACCAGGGaaacctccccaccccctgcaccaTCCTGGGTTCAGGAGTTCTCACTGGAAGGCCCTTGTGCCAAACAGGCCAGAGCTCTGGGGAGGGGCCTGCAGGGCCTGGCTTGGCAGAGATGGGATGCCTCTGGGGAGTGCCCCCGGCCCCTCCTGGACCCCAGCCCCGCACCGTGCTCTTGCGTTCCATCCGCTGCCTCTGCACCCACTGCATCTTCCTCTCCCGGGCTAGGTTCTCGGGCTCCACCACGCCTGCAAAGCCCAGGTTCTCCTCTGCATACTCGTGGCCTAAGGATGGCCATGGGGGCCGAGACACAGGGCAGAGTGAGATGGGTTATGGTCAGGAAAAGTCCTCCCATCCCCAGGCCGAAGGGTACCTAACAACTGAGGAGGAGGGACAGTGCTTCCAGAAAAAGCCCAACCACAAGGAGCCGCTTCTGTAAATGTGTGCACAAGTCAGCCACGAGTGACGCAGCAGAAGCACGGGGGAAACCGCAGACCTGGAGCCAGAGGACCTGCATTGCAGCGTTGCTGGTTCTGCCCAGCTGTGCAACCTCAGTCAGGTCACGGCCCCTCTCTGAGCCAACATTTTCTCCTTTGGCAAGTGGGGAAAATAATAATGCCACTAGAACGTTATGTGTCCCTGGGGCTGGGATCAGGACCTGGTGCAcgttaagtatttgttgaatggagtgaatggatgaatataTGTTCTGAGGATTGACTGAGATATTAGTGGATGTGTTTTAGAAACTACAGATATGCAATGTACCCATGCACGTATGTATGGATATTCCACGTACATGCATATGGATGATGGGTGGGCAGTGTGGGTGTGATGGACGCAGGTAATGATCCATGCAGAGTGGATTTAAGGCGCCTCATTAAGTAAAGGCTATTTTCTGTTCTGGGCTCTGGCTATGCGAAATCAGCCATCCCACGGGGACACTCTGAGGCTTACAGGGCTCCCCAGGGGCTGTGGGTTGGCTGCCAGGGGCAGCTGACATAAGAGGCCTTACACAGCCAGTGCTCCAGAAAGAAGGGAGTCTGCCCCCACTGCTGGAGATGGCTCCCAGGAACCACTGGAGGTGGAGCTGCGTCACCTCTGGGCCAGGAACTGGATGTGTGAGGGGctgagaagagagggaggggaacCTCACCAGGCCACAGAAGAGTGTCGTCTCCCAGCCCGAGCACGGTGTCCAGTGAGCTCAGCATGGTCTCTGCAGTACCCTCAAAGGTCCGTCCTGGTAGGGTCAGCGGGTATGTGTGAGGAACAAGGATCACACAGCAGGGACCCCTCTGTATAGCTGGGGCTGGCCACCAGCCCTCACCCATGCCCCTGCCATGCCCACTCACCTGGCATcgactccctccctccccctgggAGCTGGACCCATTCGGCCCTAGCTGGGCCCGTCTGAGGGCACAGACTGACACGTGGTGGGAGAAGGGGTATGGAACCTTCAGGCTGAGTTCTGTGACCCCAGGCCCGCTCCAGGCAGGGTTGTGCTTTTCCACACAGCACCTCCTtctttgcctgcactgcctctggGACTCCATGCAGCCTGGGACCGGTGATCCCCCACCCACAGGATCACCCTGTCACTCAGGGGTTCTCAGGTTTTTGTAACTGGTCTTGCCAGTCACTCTATCAGAGAACCTGGCTCCACCCAATGGAAACAAATGCTCTTTGAGGTCTGTACTCAGTTATAGGCTTCGCCTCATTCCATCCATCCCCTTTAGGATGTCATGAggatatgaaagaaaaatcaaggtAACAGAGGTGTGAGTAACTGCTGAGGCAACATGTGTGCTGAAACCAACGTTTCCGTGCATTGCATGGGGCTGCGGCTGTCCTCGGGCCCCTGCCCtggcctctctccctccctctcatccccgcatcctcccttcctttttgagggactcaccacagccagagaggaagAGTAGATCCCCTGAGAAGAGGCAGGAGGGACCCTCATAGGGCTCCCCATCCAGCAGGTAGACCAGATGGCCTTGTGTGTGGCCCGGGGTGGCCAGAGCCTGGATCTGAAGTCGTCCCACGCTAACCACATCTTGATGACACAGGGGACTGAGGAGGGAGGCAACAGTGGAGAGAAACCACTAGAGCTTGGGCCacgctcttcctccctcccccaccccgcccaggcCCAAGGGGATGGGTGATGTGCAGGAGCAGGGCTTCCCCACCAGAGAGAGACGGGCCCCCTCAGTGCCCAGGGCTTCAGATTCAagccctcctgcttcctctttggGGCACTATGGCTGGATCAGTTGCGGGGTGGACAGTGCTAGGCTTCAGATGAGCTGTGATCTGCCCTCGAAGGGCCAGGAAGGGCGTCAGCAAAGATCCAACTGCTGATAGCCCTGAAACACGTAACTGAAGgatgagggtgaaggacagggccatcccacccctgggtcagggactTACTGGGTGAGGTAGGGAATGTTGTCCTGAGGGCTCCCGTACACCCGACAGTCCTGGTGCCGCCGACTGAGGTCACGGTTCCCTCCGCTGTGGTCCCTGTAGGATGGCACAGACAGGCAGGGGCTTTAAGGAGCAACTGCACTGGGCCTCCTAGCCTCCGTCTTCCCAAAGCATCTCCAGGGCTTTGGGCCCTGCGACTCCTGGCTTCTGGACTGAACCAAGCCATCCGCTCTGCTTCAGACCTTTGTTCAACCTGTCGTCCTGCCCTCTAATTCCTCCACGTCGATCTGTTCATACCCACCCgctgcccctgccccccaaaCCCCGCGCTGGCTGCCACAGTTGTTATTGTTTGTAcactttcacacagggctgtctccCCTATTGGACTAAAACCTCCCTGGATGAAAGAGATCACATTTGCCCAGCGGACATGCCCATGGAATGAAAGATAAatgcctgccctgccctcctctggtGCTTCAGGAGCATGGTAAGTAGAAGAGGGGGAGACctgtccctccctcttcccctctcccctggtGCCCTAGTGACTTCATGAGGATGGTGCCCCCCCCAAGCCTGATCCCTGACCTGCAGCCCAGTCTGTTCTCATGGGTCCCAGTCCTGGAAAGCCCAGCGGAGCCAGGGCCGGCCAAGGGAAGATGATCTGCGCTCAGACCTCCCACCTCAGCCCCTTACCAGTGTTTGTGGGTGCAGAGAATGGCAACCAAGTTAACACCTTCCTTTTCAATGGAAGCCTGGGGGAGAAAGGAGGCAGTCAGACTGGGGATCGGGATGCTGGGTGGAGAGGAGAGCAAGGAGAGATGGGGGGGAGGGAGGCAACGGAGGCAGAGAATGGGAAGGGGGTAGGGAAGAGGGGGTTGGCTAAAGGGGAGCACCTGAGCCCCAGCACGGGCACAGGGTGGAGGGAGACTGGCAGAGCAGGTGGACACACGGGTACATGTACACAGAGACGTAAGAAATGGAGAGAATGATGAAGAGACCCAAACACAACAGACAGAAGTGAGAAaagcaaggctcagagagggggccacagagaggaagaggcagaagGAAGCCGGCTAGACCCACAGCCCCGGGTCACAGCCCTGGGTCAGCACTGCTCTTCCTCCAGCTCTGATTCTCCCTCtgttctcctcccctcctcccccggcCACACCCGGCACACTGACCGTTCCCCAGTGGGTCACATGTGTTTGCAGCGGTCAGGGTGTGCTGTGTGAGTGCACATGGAGGGGGCACCTCCCATGGGCAGAGAGCAGGGTCAGCCTCTCTAGCGAGAAGCTGCCAGCCCCCAAAGTGAGCCCAGGTCCCACTGCCCTCGTCCTCCCCTCACCTGGACAGCCTGAGGGTCTGACGGGTCCACAGCCACAGCCAGCCGGGCCTGGGTGTCAATGATGAGGTAGCTGTAGTTGTCCGAGAGGACGGGGATGGGGAGCACCTTCACTCCTGGGGAATAGAGATGCGGGTgggggagcagggcagggagcCCATCCACTGggggagagagatggggtggGTGGGCACAGCCTGGGGCGGTTGCTGGCCTGGGGCGGCCAGAGCTCACCGTTGAAGAGGCGGGGCTGCGTTCTGGAGTGGCCTTTGGGGTAGCGATTCCGAGCCCTGCGCAGCTGCTGGCGGTAGAAGAGGTACCCGAGCCGGGTGCGCGTGTAGAGGCTGTACCTATGGGGCGGGACGTCTGCTCAGCCCAGGCCCCACGTCTCCGCTCCGTTGGTCACCCCCTGCACCAGTGCAACTCCACCGCCACTTGTCACGTGCTGACTGTCTGCCTTGCTCGGGACTCAGGACAAGATGCAAAATGAAACAGACAGACCCCAAGCTCAAAGCTGATCAGGCCAGATGTGAACTGaggaattcacagaagaaatctGAGGATGAGGGCCTTATTCAGTGAAGGCAGTACAGGAGTTAGGAAGCCGGAAGGAGGTGGGAACCCTATTTCAGGCAGAGCAGTGGTGCATCGCAGTCATGCATGGGACCTACTGAAGGCCAGATTCCTCAGCCCCATCCCAGTGTTTTGAGTCTTAGACAGTTTGagtggggcccaggaatctgcatttctaagaaGCTCTGAGTGATGTTGATGTTACTGGCCCAGAGACAATAAGACTGAGAACCCCTATGGTAGAGGAAACAAGAGGCGCAGGCCCAGAGACAGCAGACAGCAGGGTTCACTTAGGGAAATTGTAGAAAGCTCTGCTTGGCTCTTTGATGGAGGAAGCCAGCAGAAGTGAGGCTGGATGGTTTGACCAcactccctcccacctgccacatTCCAGGCTACACAGTGAAAAGGGGGCACGTGGAACAGAGGGGACTCGTGAGTGACAGAGTCCCCAACACAGGATTCTGGCATACAGGGCGGCTTCACAGGTGTGCGACCCAGCAGTCACATAGGGCCCCACACTGGGCATGACGCTCTGCTATCACCATCCTGAAACCCTTAATGATTTTCTCTTTGAACTTGTGTCTTGTAAGTGAAGTCTGATGGGACAACGGAACATGCACGTGAGCAGAGGTGATGCACATATCATCATGTCATATCACATGTGTCCGCTCGGTCCCTGCTGCCCTGACCCTGCCACACACACCATGTTCACTGTGGCCATGAGCACAGAATTCTGGTGGACCCTCTTTGTGTGGGAATTCAAGCCCCAAGGTGAAGACAAGTGAGTGTACCTCTATGAGTAAAGGGCCGGAGGGTACTAGCTGACCTGTGAACCACACTTTGGGTTCAAACTAGAATTTGCTtgtgggatgtccctggtggtccagtggttaaaattttgCTTTCTAATGCAGGGGttgtgagttcaattcctggttgggaagcaAAGATCCCATGCACCTCGTGGCCAAAATATCAaatcacaaaacagaagcaatattgtaacaaactcaataaagacttttaaaatggtccacattaaaaaaaaaatcttatgaaaaaaagaaatttgcttAAAATGCATCAAGAGGCAATGGTGTTCTGAGAGACACAAGGAACCCTACCACATCCTTTCTTATGTATAATCCCACCATTAAGGCTGCAGATGATGCTGTttcagaaaggaagggaaagaggcgACGGATCTGTGCTTTTCCTTCCAGCTCTTTCTCATTCATCAGAAAGCTGAAAGCAGAGAGAGCTGGTAGAGTGTGCTATGCATCAAGAAGTGAAACAAAAACAGCTGAGTTAGGTCTGTTGCCACACTCCCACTGTTCTGGTAAGAACATAACACATGTCTGTGTACAAGCTAAGAAATGTGAGTTATGTAGTTTCAGTGATCCCACGTATAAGTTAAATGTTCTTATTGTTGCtgttggtgttgtttagtcactaagccaggtccaactcttttgtgatcccatggactgtagcctgccaggttcctctgtccatgggatctcccaggcaagaatactgtgggtagccttttccttcaggggatcttcctgacccaggggttgaactctcgtctcctgcgtggcaggtggattcatttgccactgagccacctgggaagccccaagtgttCTTCTATTTGTGTTTAAAATTGACATTGCATGATATATAATGAATGGCACAATCCATGctaataattaacattttaaatattcccCTACTCAAATGACATTAAGTAGGAAATTAAAAACATCACGGCAAGTCAAGACAGAGAGATTGTAGAACAAAGGAAAGGCTTCATAATTTCGTATTGGATGTGGCAcctctttcttgctttttgagCAAGAGGCTCCAAATGCCATTTTATACTGGGCCCTGTGAAGAATGAGCCATCTCGGGCCCTGGGCTCACAGGAAAGTGACAGGCTAGGCTGTGGGTGGGTATGGTCAGTGTTTAGGTTTACACAGCAAGGCAGGCGGTAATGGGGGTGGGATTCTGGCTGATCAAGCCTGAGACAGAAAAGTTGAAGTTGGGATGCTGGATGAAGGACCTCAAATCCCTACAGAGGTTTATTGTGtctgtgggggggagggggagggccctTTGGGAAGGGCAAGCT belongs to Capra hircus breed San Clemente chromosome 2, ASM170441v1, whole genome shotgun sequence and includes:
- the PNKD gene encoding probable hydrolase PNKD isoform X1 → MAAVVAATALKGRGARNARVLRGILSGATANKASQNRSRALQSHSSPECKEEPEPLSPELEYIPRKRGKNPMKAVGLAWYSLYTRTRLGYLFYRQQLRRARNRYPKGHSRTQPRLFNGVKVLPIPVLSDNYSYLIIDTQARLAVAVDPSDPQAVQASIEKEGVNLVAILCTHKHWDHSGGNRDLSRRHQDCRVYGSPQDNIPYLTHPLCHQDVVSVGRLQIQALATPGHTQGHLVYLLDGEPYEGPSCLFSGDLLFLSGCGRTFEGTAETMLSSLDTVLGLGDDTLLWPGHEYAEENLGFAGVVEPENLARERKMQWVQRQRMERKSTCPSTLGEERSYNPFLRTHCLVLQEALGPSPGPTGDDGCSRAQLLERLRQLKDLHKSK
- the PNKD gene encoding probable hydrolase PNKD isoform X2, with protein sequence MAWRGWPASWLWVASCGLLLLVFVLLLSPRSCRARRTLRGLFMARSKQLLFRIGYSLYTRTRLGYLFYRQQLRRARNRYPKGHSRTQPRLFNGVKVLPIPVLSDNYSYLIIDTQARLAVAVDPSDPQAVQASIEKEGVNLVAILCTHKHWDHSGGNRDLSRRHQDCRVYGSPQDNIPYLTHPLCHQDVVSVGRLQIQALATPGHTQGHLVYLLDGEPYEGPSCLFSGDLLFLSGCGRTFEGTAETMLSSLDTVLGLGDDTLLWPGHEYAEENLGFAGVVEPENLARERKMQWVQRQRMERKSTCPSTLGEERSYNPFLRTHCLVLQEALGPSPGPTGDDGCSRAQLLERLRQLKDLHKSK
- the PNKD gene encoding probable hydrolase PNKD isoform X3; its protein translation is MPGGIWAQRQGYSLYTRTRLGYLFYRQQLRRARNRYPKGHSRTQPRLFNGVKVLPIPVLSDNYSYLIIDTQARLAVAVDPSDPQAVQASIEKEGVNLVAILCTHKHWDHSGGNRDLSRRHQDCRVYGSPQDNIPYLTHPLCHQDVVSVGRLQIQALATPGHTQGHLVYLLDGEPYEGPSCLFSGDLLFLSGCGRTFEGTAETMLSSLDTVLGLGDDTLLWPGHEYAEENLGFAGVVEPENLARERKMQWVQRQRMERKSTCPSTLGEERSYNPFLRTHCLVLQEALGPSPGPTGDDGCSRAQLLERLRQLKDLHKSK